The following coding sequences lie in one Indicator indicator isolate 239-I01 chromosome 2, UM_Iind_1.1, whole genome shotgun sequence genomic window:
- the IL20RA gene encoding interleukin-20 receptor subunit alpha has protein sequence MKNVLRWSAPAGTGDGVLYKVKYSVYGVGKWIRKLECRNIYRTWCDLSSETSDYEEQYYASVKAFLNGRCSDWIETARFNPLTDTKIDPPVVSVSSTEKSISIILTAPEKWKRSPEGESVSLLQVYPGLQYNVSVLNKKTKKRWFFSISNNTLLVPWLEPGTAYCVSAQIHVTTPLLHSGFSKEYCISTLKDKAADETTTIIFGYVLPVMLTVLFISMAYYCVHRYIHVIKQKHPKSLVWHYTDKCNEMVFIPHEKVNPITVNVDEDKPSQESEHLSESRSPHYYNVYSGTKREDLPSKEVLETKHLLDTSHKMDILAGGSQSGNLPCYGQPETKNTLRQKHSETVEYEHDVRAEDFSPSQKLEQNTSAFRGLIDEPQMPLRDLVNMKTGQPYCPQLEMRALDPCLGQKIEELNLKMVDASGEQPMLVDWDPHTGRLYIPALSSVENQVCEGVFKVDDPDKEGILFRLYEKEMSDESSEDPEMYFLQFKEQWGLHVEMED, from the exons ATGAAGAATGTTCTTCGCTGGTCAGCACCGGCAGGCACAGGAGATGGAGTACTCTACAAGGTGAAGTATTCAGT ATATGGTGTTGGCAAATGGATTAGAAAGCTGGAATGCAGGAATATCTACAGAACGTGGTGTGACCTCTCCAGTGAGACCTCTGACTATGAAGAACAATACTATGCAAGCGTTAAAGCCTTCCTAAATGGGAGGTGCTCTGACTGGATAGAGACAGCACGATTCAACCCTCTTACAGACA CTAAAATTGATCCACCCGTGGTAAGTGTATCTTCTACTGAGAAATCTATTTCAATCATTCTGACTGCTCCTGAGAAGTGGAAGAGAAGTCCTGAGGGAGAATCTGTATCTCTTCTTCAAGTGTATCCAGGCCTGCAATACAATGTGTCTGTcctcaacaaaaaaacaaagaagcGG TGGTTCTTCTCCATCAGCAACAACACCTTGCTTGTGCCGTGGTTAGAACCTGGAACAGCTTATTGTGTCAGTGCACAGATACATGTCACCACACCACTTTTGCACAGTGGGTTCTCCAAAGAATATTGCATTTCTACCTTGAAAG ATAAAGCAGCAGATGAGACTACAACAATCATATTTGGATACGTTCTGCCTGTAATGCTGACTGTCCTTTTTATTTCAATGGCATACTATTGTGTGCACAGGTATATTCATGTCATCAAACAGAAACATCCAAAAAGCCTG gtgTGGCACTACACTGACAAATGCAATGAAATGGTTTTCATACCACATGAAAAAGTCAACCCCATCACTGTTAATGTGGATGAGGACAAGCCATCTCAGGAATCTGAACATCTATCAGAAAGCAGAAGTCCCCATTATTACAATGTTTACAGTGGCACCAAAAGGGAGGATTTGCCTTCAAAAGAAGTGcttgaaacaaaacatttgctTGATACTTCACACAAAATGGATATTTTAGCAGGAGGCAGCCAAAGTGGGAATTTGCCATGTTATGGCCAGCCAGAAACAAAGAATACTTTaagacagaaacattcagaaacTGTGGAGTATGAACATGATGTAAGGGCTGAAGACTTCAGTCCCAGTCAGAAACTAGAACAGAATACCTCTGCCTTCAGAGGACTAATAGATGAGCCACAGATGCCTTTGAGGGACCTGGTTAATATGAAAACAGGACAGCCATATTGTCCCCAACTAGAGATGAGGGCATTAGACCCTTGTTTGGGACAGAAAATAGAGGAACTTAATTTGAAGATGGTTGATGCATCAGGTGAACAGCCCATGTTAGTAGATTGGGATCCTCACACAGGAAGACTGTATATTCCTGCCTTGTCCAGTGTTGAAAATCAGGTGTGTGAAGGAGTATTCAAGGTTGATGATCCTGACAAAGAAGGAATTTTGTTCAGACTATATGAGAAAGAGATGTCCGATGAATCATCAGAGGACCCAGAAATGTATTTCCTGCAATTCAAGGAACAATGGGGGCTGCATGTAGAAATGGAAGACTGA